A region from the Thermoplasmatales archaeon genome encodes:
- a CDS encoding Lactaldehyde dehydrogenase, with translation MDVFDKFTLEKIGQVKKTPLTGIADLGRRLPESADSFSSVEMEDRKLIIEKLSSLIAAFSEELTALVTAETGKPIEYSRMEVTDSLNTLRRLASGLTEHQEDGLFSSNGSFLRNPGLSGSLLYRAGYAHPALDFIMAAGIGLSTGMAVVFVPDRLAPLSPWMILGKLIGELPEGLVNIVIAEGTAFNKVMESANFGTYGFSGKPSDLNGFVKRIGIRNYFSSLQENYPVIIWDEENIDSIIEEVTKSSYYAGNCYYDRAWKVIVKKEIFEYARNRIAEISGNINVGDPRDPMNSMGPVTDSNELLAASIFSGKVKSGLGEVVMDGKVEGNVMRPTFVVPGERIDLENPNIGVPFTMLAEADSIDGAIEQANYVTPGSGCALYVNDIDIVKNAVCRLNYSSVYINTLPRRNTVMSMVPRISFGLPGNPLELKPQKRLII, from the coding sequence ATGGATGTCTTTGATAAATTCACGCTGGAAAAAATAGGCCAGGTGAAAAAAACTCCCCTGACGGGAATAGCAGATCTGGGGAGGAGATTACCAGAATCTGCAGATTCTTTTTCCAGTGTTGAAATGGAAGACAGGAAACTGATTATAGAAAAGCTATCTTCGTTAATCGCCGCTTTCTCCGAAGAACTGACTGCACTGGTTACGGCAGAAACCGGCAAGCCGATTGAATACTCGAGAATGGAGGTTACAGATTCTCTTAACACATTAAGACGACTGGCTTCCGGACTAACGGAGCATCAAGAAGATGGGCTTTTTTCATCAAATGGATCGTTTCTACGAAATCCGGGGTTGTCAGGTTCTTTGCTTTACAGGGCCGGATACGCCCACCCAGCTCTAGACTTTATTATGGCAGCCGGAATTGGACTTTCTACTGGAATGGCAGTTGTATTTGTTCCAGACAGGTTAGCGCCACTCTCACCCTGGATGATATTGGGCAAGTTAATAGGTGAACTGCCTGAAGGACTGGTTAACATTGTCATAGCCGAAGGTACAGCGTTCAATAAGGTGATGGAGTCGGCCAATTTTGGGACGTATGGGTTTTCCGGAAAACCTTCAGATTTAAATGGTTTCGTGAAAAGAATAGGGATCAGGAATTATTTCTCAAGCCTGCAGGAGAACTATCCCGTAATAATCTGGGATGAGGAGAATATAGATAGCATAATTGAGGAAGTTACCAAATCCTCATACTACGCAGGAAACTGCTACTACGACAGGGCATGGAAAGTGATAGTGAAGAAAGAAATCTTTGAATATGCCAGGAACAGGATAGCGGAAATTTCCGGTAATATAAACGTTGGAGACCCGAGAGACCCGATGAATTCCATGGGACCCGTAACTGACAGTAACGAACTTCTTGCTGCTTCTATTTTTTCGGGAAAGGTAAAAAGTGGGCTTGGAGAGGTTGTCATGGACGGGAAGGTTGAGGGCAATGTTATGCGACCAACCTTTGTCGTGCCTGGTGAGAGAATTGATCTCGAAAACCCCAATATTGGAGTGCCATTCACAATGCTTGCGGAGGCTGACTCAATAGATGGCGCAATTGAACAGGCCAATTACGTAACCCCGGGTTCTGGGTGTGCTCTGTATGTCAACGATATTGATATTGTGAAGAATGCCGTTTGTCGCCTGAACTACTCATCAGTGTACATTAACACCCTGCCTCGGCGCAACACGGTAATGTCAATGGTGCCAAGAATATCATTCGGACTGCCGGGAAACCCCCTCGAACTGAAACCACAGAAAAGGTTGATTATATAG
- a CDS encoding putative periplasmic solute-binding protein has product MKIVIAHTPDPDDSFMFYGMFEHKIKTHYDYEQVVKDIETLNKESVKGLYDVTAISANGYAAVSDKYSLTTSGASFGLNYGPIVVAKKKIDLKNAKIATPGFLTSSHLLYRMFAPEPRNGFVETRFDKIPEAVLSGEVDAGILIHDEQLTYQDRGLVKVFDIYDEWKKFAGALPVPLGFNAIKKSLGKEVAANYKEDFENSIKYAMQNEDAAVKYSLKYARYSDMELERKFIRMYVNDLSIDFGREGREALAKYYKRANEMHLLQHVDLEIV; this is encoded by the coding sequence ATGAAGATTGTAATTGCACACACACCGGATCCAGACGACTCGTTCATGTTTTATGGAATGTTCGAGCACAAAATAAAGACACATTATGACTATGAGCAGGTCGTGAAGGATATAGAAACGTTGAACAAGGAGTCCGTGAAAGGGTTATACGACGTCACCGCAATATCCGCTAATGGCTATGCTGCCGTATCTGACAAGTATAGTCTTACAACATCCGGAGCGAGCTTCGGGCTTAACTACGGACCTATTGTTGTGGCCAAGAAAAAAATAGACCTGAAGAACGCGAAGATCGCAACTCCCGGTTTCCTGACATCGTCACACCTGCTTTACAGAATGTTTGCACCTGAACCGCGTAATGGCTTTGTAGAAACAAGATTCGATAAAATACCTGAAGCGGTATTATCGGGAGAAGTTGATGCGGGCATACTCATTCATGATGAGCAGCTCACTTACCAGGACAGGGGCCTGGTAAAGGTTTTCGATATCTACGACGAATGGAAGAAATTCGCCGGTGCACTTCCAGTGCCACTCGGGTTCAATGCAATAAAGAAATCACTGGGAAAAGAGGTCGCAGCTAATTACAAAGAAGATTTCGAGAATTCAATAAAATACGCCATGCAGAACGAGGATGCTGCAGTGAAATATTCGCTTAAATATGCGAGATATTCCGACATGGAACTGGAGAGAAAATTCATTCGGATGTATGTGAACGACCTTTCCATAGATTTTGGCAGGGAAGGCAGAGAAGCTCTGGCAAAATACTACAAGAGAGCGAATGAGATGCACCTGCTTCAACATGTAGACCTGGAAATCGTATGA